The following proteins are co-located in the Primulina tabacum isolate GXHZ01 chromosome 11, ASM2559414v2, whole genome shotgun sequence genome:
- the LOC142517855 gene encoding chaperone protein dnaJ C76, chloroplastic-like encodes MAQLLSPVCTDILKFQNPVQIFCSTNRYPLLGKQSVKWNRHGGRRGSHGRTRVTYQESASFEDIADDYYALLGLLPDATPEQIKKAYYNCMKSCHPDLSGDDPETTNFCMFINDVYEVLSDPVQRMVYDEIHGYTLTAINPFFDDLSTKDHVFVDEFSCIGCKNCANVCSSVFGIEEDFGRARVHNQCGKGDSVQQAVESCPVDCIHWTSAAQLSLLEDEMRRVERVNVALMLSGMGSASVDVFRMASSRWEKRQIKILGQAKTKMMKQKDSDKTQSFWDNLWGNPERKYKNQASEVEMKERASRAAAAARRWREYSRKGVDKAPIRKLPEAVSNVE; translated from the exons ATGGCTCAATTACTATCACCAGTGTGCACAGATATACTCAAATTCCAAAACCCAGTTCAGATTTTTTGTTCGACAAACAGATACCCTTTGCTGGGTAAGCAGAGCGTGAAGTGGAACAGACATGGAGGGAGGAGAGGAAGTCATGGCAGGACGAGGGTTACATATCAGGAATCTGCGTCTTTTGAAGATATTGCAGATGATTATTATGCTTTACTCGGGCTG CTTCCAGATGCGACCCCAGAGCAGATAAAGAAGGCATATTATAATTGCATGAAATCTTGCCATCCAGACTTGAGTGGTGATGATCCGGAAACCACAAATTTCTGTATGTTTATAAATGATGTTTACGAG GTTTTGAGCGATCCTGTGCAGCGAATGGTTTATGATGAAATTCATGGATATACTTTGACAGCAATTAATCCTTTTTTCGATGATTTGAGCACAAAGGATCATGTCTTTGTCGATGAGTTCAGCTGCATAG GTTGCAAGAATTGTGCCAATGTGTGCTCGAGTGTATTTGGCATAGAGGAAGATTTTGGAAGGGCCAGAGTTCACAACCAGTGCGGGAAAGGGGACTCTGTTCAACAGGCAGTCGAAAGCTG CCCAGTTGATTGTATACATTGGACTTCGGCTGCTCAGCTATCATTGCTTGAAGATGAAATGAGAAGAGTTGAAAGAGTAAAT GTTGCCTTGATGCTCTCCGGAATGGGCTCCGCTTCTGTTGACGTATTTCGCATG GCAAGCTCTAGATGGGAAAAGAGACAAATCAAAATCCTG GGACAAGCTAAAACAAAGATGATGAAGCAGAAAGATTCTGATAAAACTCAATCATTTTGGGACAACCTTTGGGGAAACCCCGAGAGGAAGTATAAGAATCAAG CTTCAGAAGTGGAAATGAAAGAGAGGGCATCGCGAGCAGCTGCAGCAGCTCGCCGATGGAGGGAATATTCAAGAAAGGGCGTGGATAAAGCTCCCATCCGCAAACTTCCTGAAGCTGTCTCCAACGTGGAGTAG